A stretch of DNA from Odocoileus virginianus isolate 20LAN1187 ecotype Illinois chromosome 7, Ovbor_1.2, whole genome shotgun sequence:
TGGGGCAGCCCAGCTTCTTCACACTGTCACTGCCCCAGCTCTACACTTCCCAGGAGGGATGAGCTTTCTCCAGCCCTAGTATTAATACAAGGATGGGTCACAGTTCCAgcccctcttctttctcctgccaTCCCCAAAGCAAGTGCAAAGTCCTGGTTttcctaaagattttttttattgataaTCACCAGGCAAACCCGTAATGTTCTGTGGAAGGAGAGAATCAGAGTCCCCCACATTTTATCCAAAGATCCTAGAATCCTGAGGTCATTTCTTGGCCAGCTTCTCCTCAGGCTTCAGCTCTGTTCTGGTTTACACCCCTCTCCCTGTTCAGTGGCATGTCTGGAGGCAGGCTTGCCACTGAGCCTTCCTGGACTTtgctggggaaggttgagggAGATCACCAATCCAACTCCTCTATAACACTGTACTCTCCCCACGCAAGAAAGTGTCCCCTCCTCTCtggcttcctcttctctttcacagGGAAACCCAATGGGGAAGAAGTGAACCCCATGGTTGCCGGCAGTTGTCCTCAAGACACACAGAGGAAAAGGTTCACTGGCAAGTAAGAAGACATCTAGATATTGCTATTCTTTCAGCTTCTACTTTTTTCACAAATCATGGCTATCCAGATGCTCAGGAAAGTTATTacccttttttcctttattgttatTGACTTTAAAATTATCACAGCAGAGTTCAGAGCACACGGGGGTGAGAGGCCCAGCAGGAAATATTTCATAGAGCTACACAGCTACATACAGAAACGTTGGTTCAAAAGGCCAGGCACAGGGTGGGGCTTGGCAGCAGCAGTGGTAGCACCCACTGCCCTAGAAGTGGAGGGCGTGTGCTGGGGGAGCTTCTGGGGAGGCggtgacagaggaacctgctgtcTGACGCTTTAGGACCCCTCCCCCACTACTCTCCTGCCCGCCCTAGAGTCCCCAGGGGGCTGGAGTCACAGCTGGGGCTGCCTGCAGGTGCTCCCAAATGCCTTGTTCCCCCtgttggaagaaaaaaaggacaggTCACTTGGAGGAGGAGTTTGTGTCCCACTTTCCTTTTACCTGGATCTGTTTCTCCAACCCCAGACCCTCTCCTGGAGGCTAAGGCCACCCTCAGGCCAGAGCAACCAAGTTCAGTTCTTCCTTCCACACACCCGACCTCCACTGACAGACTGACTACTGGGAACATGTTGCCCCAGGAGCCTGAAATGCTggtctttcaaaaatgttttgccTCCATCCACTGAGTGGAAAAGATGGTAGAGATCAGCTGTGGGCAGCCAAGAAGAGCCAGGTGAAGGACCACTCACTGCGCCCGGAGGAGGAGCCAGCCACTCCCTCTCCACCACTGTCAGCTTCGAGCTCATGGCATCAACCTGGGTCATGACTCCTTCCAGGACAGTCTCCAGCTGCAAAACTCTTCTTGTGAGCCTGTGCAGGATTTGAGAGAGACCAAAGGAGCAGAAATGTGTGTCTGGAGAGCTGGGTGATTCTAGGGGAAGGGGGTACAGAACAGGGGGTGCCTGGATGGGAGCAAGCAACATAAGGCCCAGTGGTGCTGGGAGAATTAAAGAGGGACAGGGGCTTTCCCCGGGGTAGGATAGGGAGTTGGAAGGAAGCTCAAGGTAGGACGACATAAACACAGTCAGCCCTGGGCCCCCTGGCTGCACGTACGTGTAGAATTCTTCTCCCGAAACCCAGCCACCTGCTTTGGCATCCTGCTTTGGACTCGACTCGCCTGGTAGGCCCCTCTCAATGGACCAGCCCAGGTTCTCCAGCTCAGCATGGACGGCCACCTGAACAGGAAGTCAGAGATCAGGCAGAAGATGACTTGGGAAGTCATCAGCTCCTGCTCCATCACTTGCTCTAATGGGCTTTCAGGATCAGGCCTTGGGCTatcattattgctatttccttctcccctcaAACTCTAGAGACAACAGAATCAGAGTGGTGGTGCTGGACACAAAGCTGGCCTGACCTCTGGGAGAGAATCACCTCCCCAAGAAACAAAACACAAGCTCCTTGAACCACTGATGAATGAGGCACTCACTAGAAGCCAACTCTGttgaggaagaggagagacagtGTCCTGGCACTGCTCCTTTAGCCCTTGGCTTTTTGGTCTATGCAGGCTAGGGATGAAGAGGCATAGGAGGGGCAGCTAAGAGTTTGAGAACTCCAAGGAGAAGGCAAGTGCTCTGAAGGAATTGTCAGAGATTCCTTGGCACTTGGTCCTTTTCTCCCTGAGGCTGTGTTTTAGAGCAATGATGATCAACCTTGGCTATGCACTggagtcacctggggagctttaaaactgatgaggcttccctggtagttcagtggtaaagaatccacctgccaatgcaggagacgtggatccAGTCCCTGATAGGGGAAGATCCCACTATGCCATGGaccaactaaacccatgcaccacaactcctgagcctgtgctctagagcccgggagctgcaactattgagcccacatgccacagctactgaagctcacgtgtcctggagcccatgctctacagtaagagaggccactgcagtgagaagcctgcacaccacaactagagaaagcccacaacaaagatccagtacaggcatgaataaataaataaattttaaaaatcagccagTGTCCAATTCTGGCAGAACCACACTGAAAACAAATGATGGCTGACCCCCACTGACTCCCCCAGAGATTCTGGTCTGGAGTGTGTGGCCTGAGCATGAGGATGTTTTAAAGCTCTCCAGGGGGTTCTACCGCACagcagtttgagaaccactattcTAGAGAGCTCTTTCCCACCCATCCAAGTTGGTTTGTGTTCTGGGTGTGCTGCAGGAAGAGGAGAATGAGCAGTATCCTTGTAGCCTCTCCACCAGCCATCTGGGCTCACCCTCTCCCCCTCCAGGTTCTGCCGCATCTCTTTCTGCTCCTTCTCATCTAGGACACCATTCCCATCTTGGTCAAACCTGGTGAAGGCAGCCGTGAGCTTGGTCTTCTCATGCTCTGTGTGCTCCAGCCTGAAGATAACAGGGGGATGAAATGACCTCTGACCTGCCATGGATGTGAGCTCTCCATTATGGACTCCTCACTCTTTTTTGCTAGACTCTGGCAAGAGTCTTGTGCTCTAGGGACAAAGGGGGCCACATGAGAAAGCCAGGATGTCAAGGTCTAGTGATTTGATACCCCTCACccaaacccttgaatctatttcttccttccctgacTCCTGCTGACTAGGTTCAGGCCCTCAGGATCTCCTAAAAGAATTACTGCAAAATCTCTTTGCCTCCAAATAACCCACCCTCTACCTGCTCCCTACCCCCTGCCCTATGGCCTTCCCTTCATTCCCTACCCCTGAAATCCATCCTTCATACTGCAACTAGAGTAATTAAGATTTCTAAAGTACAagactagggaattccctggcggtccagtggtaaggactctgcactttcactgcaagggcccaggtttgatccctggtcagggaactaaaatcccaaaaGCTGAATTGCATgcccctcccctacccccacccccaccccccaaaaaagtacAAGACTAACTATAACCCTTCCCTGCTTAAAACCCCTCCTGGGCACCCTATTCTTTGGATAGAGAAATAGTGTTCCAGGTTTTTCCCAGTGTGGCCTTAGCCCATTTCTCTGCCTCATCTGCTTTGCCCAACCTTTCATTTAATGTCTTACAATGCTCAGTTACTTATTACTCCTGTTTATGTGGCTCAATTTCAGACCTCTTTGCCTTTGTATGTGCTTTTATATCTCCATGCTCCCTCTCTTTTAGTTATTTCTGTTGTGGAACAGAATCACTGTTCCGTGATTGCTGTTTATTTGCTTACATGTCTGTGAATTCCTGGAAGACAaagattatctcatttgattgTATGCCTGGCCCACAGCTGGTACTCACAATATATCTGTTCAATGTTTATTCATATGTTTAACTGCGAAGCAGGGAGAGGACGGCTAAGGAAATGTTCCCGTGTTTGTGAGGGAGCATAGAATTAAGCTCAGAGTTTTGTGGGAGTGAGGGATGTATACAGTGATTAGGGAATCATGGTTTTACACTAGTGCTAAGGGTTGTTCAACAAAGTCCAGAATATCATAGAACACGATCAGACTCCTTTAAACCAAGGGCACAGTTCTGAAGGGCAGGATAAGAGACCTATAAGCCAAGGTCAAAGGCCTGTAAAACAAGGTCAGAGGCCCACAGGCCAAGATTGGAGGGTTATAGACAAAGGGTATGCTTGAGGGTCAAGGACTTATAGACCAATGTCAGAGAAGGTTGGATCTCCGCTTGCTCACTCCTTCAAGGTGTTGGTGAAGTCCTCGAACTGGATCTCCTGCTCCCCAGCCCGCAGGACCTTCTGCACGTCTGAAACCTGCTCCTTCCTCAGACGCAGCCTCCGTAGGGTCTTGTTGTAGCCCTGGACAGGGACAGGAAACAGGCCTGGTTCCCGCCTGCAACCTCCTCCTCATCTCTTGTCCCCACCTGCACTCACAGGGTGACAGGATCCCAGGGATAAGCTGAAGGCACACAAGAGCACAGGCCCCTAACCCATCAGGCACAGACCAGGACACAGAGCCTTGACCTGGGCCCTGATGTACATATGCGGCTCAGGGAGACTGAGTAGTCACCTGTCTCAGGAGGTCTGAAAGCTGTAGCTCATCCTTTTGTCCAGCCAGCTCCTCCTTGACCTCTGAGTATGTGTCATTGATGATGGCCAGGAACATGTTCTGGAGGAGAAAGCAGGGACCAGAGTCCTCACTTCCAGATCTACTGACAGCATCAAGCCCATGGACCCTATGAATGGCCCAACATGTGTTCTAAAAAGGCCGATACTTCCAGCCCCATCTCTGCAGCCCACTAATCCTCCACATCTCAGGGTCCCCAGAGCCCAGCCTTTCAGCACAATTCTATTATGGGGCTGGAGGTAGGGGTCATGCCCCCTCATCAACCTGATGTCCTCCCTCACTGCTGCAGTAATCTGGCCACAAAGATACCCCAGCATATGCCACAGGCCCCCTTCATGGAAGGGTCTGCCTGTCACTGAAGCCAGAAACTTTCCAAGGTGAGAGTAAAATTTTGCTCTCTTTACCATCTATCCCCAAATCCATATCTCTATCCCTGTCCACCGATCAAATAAAGAAACCTGCTGGCTTTTctaacaaaaatcaaacacagaTCTTTCATGGTTGGCAGGGAGAGAGAGCAAATACAAAACAATGGTAGTAGAAAGAGCCAGAGAGCCCCAGGGGAAAGGGGGGCGTTCTTAGAAAATAGGCAGAAAGGCTTTCAAGGGCGGGCCCTTCTCCCCATGAGGtagactttcttctctttccatccTTGGAAGACAGGGGTTTGATTTTAGGGAGGAAGCCTGCAGATTCCTTTATACTCTGCAAACTGCCTAACTGTGCTGACCACACAATGGGCAACCTTCAGAAAATGCAGAGGTTCTCCTCACCCCCCACCTCTCCATCCTTTGAGAAACCCACCATAATTATTAGTGTAGAACATGGGTGGAGGGGGGGAGCAAAGCCCCACCCTGCAGGCCATTCACATGTCCACTCCTCATGTTCCCAAATCCCCATCCCTCAGTGGGACCCTCACCAGGAGCACGAAGAAGACGAAGAAGACGTAGGTGACAAAGTAAACAGGTCCCAGGATGCGGTTGGCGTTGTCAATAGCATTGTAGTCAAAGTCCCCAAGGATGATCCGGAACTGAGTGAAGCTGAGATACCACGGCCTGGGCTTCACCCTGAGCCCAACCGTGACCTTGACACCATCTCACTTCCCTCCCTACTGCTCTTCAGTGAACTCAGAGCCCTGACCCAATCTGATGTGGACAGAACAGGGTCAGAgatgctgagcacacacactaggGCTTCTGGGGACTCATCCAGATGCTTCAAGCACAGAGCCACCCACATCCACATCCCCCCAAATTCCCCCAAATCCACACCCCTAGAGCCAGAGGGTGAGGGGCCAGGGAGGAGTGAAGGAGGAGGGACACGCACATGCACTTGACGAAAGTGCTAAAGTTTTCCACTTGGGTCCCGAAAAGCAGGTAGCCCAGCTGGGCGTAGGCGAAAAACACAATGAAGAACATGACAGCAAAGCCCAGGATGTCCTTGGCACAGCGGGCCAGCGTGGAGGAGAGCTGGGTCATGGTCTTGTTGAAGCTGATGTACTTGAATATCTGAAAGGGCCATGTTGAAACAAGTAATTAGGGAAGAAAGATAAAAGCCTGAAACAGCCCACTCCGGGAGACTAGGGAGGCCACAGGAgttgccaaaaccagacaaggaaaaTGAGACAAGTCCTAGGGAAGGGAGAATGAGGTGCTGCTGAGGGTGCGGAGCCCCAGGGTACCTTGATCCAGGCAAAGAAGAGGTTGACTGCGTTCATGTTGTTGTACTGTGTCTGCCAGAAGGCGAGGAACTCGAAGTCAGCATACATGTTTGGCTGCTGTAGAAGCTTCTCCATCAGCCGATTCACCTCGAGGGTTCGGAATATGTGGAAGCCCACAGCCATAATGGAGAGCTGTCACAACGGGGGTTGAGGAGTGTCAGAGAGTCAAGAGAATCTCAAGGCAAGTTCAACCATGAAGTCCCAGGGGAGACTTGGAGTGGATAAGACAGGTGGGGGGAAAAACACCTCTTTCCCTGCTGAATGGCTGACTATCTTAGGTTCAAATGGAACTGGATAGGATGATTGGGAAACATCTTAAAGTCCCAGTGAAGTCTGTGAGACCAGTGGTAAATATGTAGGTTGTAAAGGACCATGGAGAGATGGAGCCAAGCAATTTTATTTCCCCCACCTCTTTCCAGCCTTGCTCAGAAATGCATGTGTTCTGTTAATGGGAAAGAGACGAAGATGAAGAGgcagaaaattttaatagaagAGAAAAGGCAGGAGTTTCAAGGGGACAGGTCATGAGGGGGAGAGACAGAAGAGGAATATAATGTCAGGTACAAAAAAGAAGCAGGGCCTGGATCACAGGCCAGAGGGAAACATGGAGATAGGATTCTTCTAGGGCCGAGCCTGGGGCACATCAGCCTCTGGCTTAGGGAACTGTTACACAGCGATTTGACCAGAAGTCTCAAGGACTTGGGACGCCAGAAGGAAGAACTGGGAGCCCTTCTCAGGGTCGACCTCCCTGCACCACCGCAGGTGTCCCAAGTCTAAGACATCTGTCCCTCACCAAGATGACCACCAGGTCCAGAATGTTCCAGATGCTGCTGAGATAACGAAGCCCGTGGATACGGAGCTCTAGGATCTCTTCCACTATGTAGTAGAAGATGAAGATGCAGAAGGTGATCTCACAGCCAATGATAAAGAAGTCCCAGTTGCTGATATAGCGGATCAGCTTAACCGTGCGGATTTGCCAGGATGGGATGGCACCTCCTGTAGCTGGAAACTCCACCACCAGCCTGTGGGAGGAGGGGGGTGTCTGGTGGGGCCTGCCCTGGGACAGTTCCTcccgtcccctcccctcccccaccatagGGAACACATTTAAGGAAGGGTCTCCAGCAGAGGCGAAGTGAACCAGGAACCACGGGTGACAGAGGGAAGgcagggggatgacagagggaagGGGACCCACCTCAGAACACAGAAAAGATTGATGTTAGCATTGTAGACTGAGAAGTCAATGAAGACCACCCGAGTGCCCCTGTCCAGCCACAGGCCCTCCTGAAGGTCCCTGAGTGCCTCTGCACAGGCCTGTCGAGATCCTGGAAAGTCCAGGTAGTAGCCACCTCCACTGTAGCTTGTGAGCTGGCCCCAGTGAGAGGAGCCCCCCAGCTCATCCTGTGAGTGGTAGGTCCATCTGTCACAAAATAAGTCATCTGAGTGGAGAAGTCTGAGCCAGTACCAGAAGCTGGTCTCCCAAGGCAATGGCAGCATTTTATAACTGTCTGGGCTTTATAGTTTCATATATATTACCTATACATATCACAGatacattttacatgtattatcttgTTTAACATAACTAtttgagaaggaaggaaaaatattatccacattttacagagGATGAAACTAAGACTCAGATGTCTGAGATAATCCAGCTAGTTAGTGGCTGAagtgaaattcaaatgtaaatcTCCTGATATTTTACAATATCACCCAAGTCTACAGATAACAAACCCAAGTCCACTTTTGACTCCAGTCTGAGTAGTCCCCATGAGGAAAGCCCAGAAAAGCCCCTTTCTTCTCTTGTGGTTGTGCACCTGGCTACTTAGCCCCATGATTCTCTGTTCTGTCCACAGACTTTCCTCCCTGGACCCTtatttccttccccttctttcctGTCCTATCcactcttttcccctttcttccctaATTCCTCATCCATCCTTGGCCCCGTGCTGCCTTCCCCTAATAGCTCCAAGGGTCAGACTTTTCCAGCCATGACTTGTGCGGAGCATCAATGTTTTATCCATTCTCCATACCCAGGAGGGATTTCTGGGCAAGAAAGGATGCTTCCTCTGGCAGGACTGCCTCCAGAGTAGGGCAGCTGTGACAGGGACCTGTGTGTGAAGACAACTCTGGAGGCTATGGCTCTGTCTGCTAACATACCTTCTCTGTTCCTCAATGACCCAGAGCAGGGTCTCCAAACAGTCACATATGGGACTCAGAGAGATGCCTCTCACCTCCCCACCAAGTACCCCCAAGGCTCTTTAAGTCTGAACGGAAATAGTTCCCAAACCTGGGATGGCATCAGGTTCAGAGGGGCAAGCCCTGTGACACTGGTTGGCGGACTCACTCACGCTGTGCCATTGAGGGGCCCAAAGGGGAGTCGCTCTTCCTTGTCTGGGGAGTAGACATCGTAGCAGCTCAGAATGTCCTCGCGGAAGTCCTCATGCACCACGCAGGAGTCATTGCGGACCCGCAGCTGCCGCAGCCTCAGAACCCCCAGCAGCAGGTTCTCATAGTAGATGAAGGAGTGGGGGCCGCGGCCAAGGCTCTGGTTGTTGTACCATTTGGTCCAATACAAGCTGTCCAGCAGTGGGCCCTGGGCAAACTAGATCACGAACTGGGTTGAACCTGACCCAGACTCTCCTGACTCTTACCCTTAGAATTCCCTTTTCCCATACTCACTGACCCCCTCCAGCTTGTCTCCAGTCTGCTTCTGTTGGGCTTTTCAGCTTCCCCGTGAACTCTGGCCAAATCTTAGCCTGATGGCCTTACTCTTgacttaaaatacattttgaagttCTGCTTTACCTCTGACTCTCAATACTAGTTTAAGCACTGACTTGACTCTCTGATGATCACCCCGATCTCTAACCTCTCATTACCTGAACTCTGTCTAGTCTGACCCATTCATTCATGCCTGACCCCGTGACTCAGCCTGATCCTGGAATGCCCTGGTCTCTGGATATGGCCTTATCTACCATTTCACAGCCCTGAAACCTGGCCGTGGCCTCAGGCTTTAGGCCACTGTGAAGAAGAAGGCAGGGGTAGAGGAGATCTCATGCTCACCTCCCAGAAGTCCTCCATGCTGCTGATGGCCTGGAAGGAGATTCCCGTGTCCGATGGGGAATGTAAGAAGAGCTCAGACATCACTTTGGTGTAGTAATAGGCGCTGGAGCTGGTCATTCCGTAGGTCACTAGAAACCAACCCAAGAGGCTGTGTCCTGAacactgtttccttctccattatccGGAAGAGAGAGGATAGCCACTGCCTGAGGTCAAAGATGCTACCTGGATGGGATCTACCCCCAAGAGTTAGCTAAAGGGCTGACAGTGGCATTGGG
This window harbors:
- the PKD2L1 gene encoding polycystin-2-like protein 1 isoform X2; protein product: MLWEAPRSRSYKSWGVEPGTTPPTAAPPPLKGPSGSAPSPVQCRLNPNRGSLKMDPRRRHTGPWCPAAVFASVAASEVPMSLPLGLWGTTLTENTAENRELYVKTTLRELLVYIVFLVDICLLTYGMTSSSAYYYTKVMSELFLHSPSDTGISFQAISSMEDFWEFAQGPLLDSLYWTKWYNNQSLGRGPHSFIYYENLLLGVLRLRQLRVRNDSCVVHEDFREDILSCYDVYSPDKEERLPFGPLNGTAWTYHSQDELGGSSHWGQLTSYSGGGYYLDFPGSRQACAEALRDLQEGLWLDRGTRVVFIDFSVYNANINLFCVLRLVVEFPATGGAIPSWQIRTVKLIRYISNWDFFIIGCEITFCIFIFYYIVEEILELRIHGLRYLSSIWNILDLVVILLSIMAVGFHIFRTLEVNRLMEKLLQQPNMYADFEFLAFWQTQYNNMNAVNLFFAWIKIFKYISFNKTMTQLSSTLARCAKDILGFAVMFFIVFFAYAQLGYLLFGTQVENFSTFVKCIFTQFRIILGDFDYNAIDNANRILGPVYFVTYVFFVFFVLLNMFLAIINDTYSEVKEELAGQKDELQLSDLLRQGYNKTLRRLRLRKEQVSDVQKVLRAGEQEIQFEDFTNTLKELEHTEHEKTKLTAAFTRFDQDGNGVLDEKEQKEMRQNLEGERVAVHAELENLGWSIERGLPGESSPKQDAKAGGWVSGEEFYTLTRRVLQLETVLEGVMTQVDAMSSKLTVVEREWLAPPPGAGEQGIWEHLQAAPAVTPAPWGL
- the PKD2L1 gene encoding polycystin-2-like protein 1 isoform X1, with product MNAVGSPEEQELQKLGSGAWDNPTYSGPPSPQGTLRICTISSAVPPQSQPRQPEDGPQEKAHRTLVSSCCLRICRGIRGLWGTTLTENTAENRELYVKTTLRELLVYIVFLVDICLLTYGMTSSSAYYYTKVMSELFLHSPSDTGISFQAISSMEDFWEFAQGPLLDSLYWTKWYNNQSLGRGPHSFIYYENLLLGVLRLRQLRVRNDSCVVHEDFREDILSCYDVYSPDKEERLPFGPLNGTAWTYHSQDELGGSSHWGQLTSYSGGGYYLDFPGSRQACAEALRDLQEGLWLDRGTRVVFIDFSVYNANINLFCVLRLVVEFPATGGAIPSWQIRTVKLIRYISNWDFFIIGCEITFCIFIFYYIVEEILELRIHGLRYLSSIWNILDLVVILLSIMAVGFHIFRTLEVNRLMEKLLQQPNMYADFEFLAFWQTQYNNMNAVNLFFAWIKIFKYISFNKTMTQLSSTLARCAKDILGFAVMFFIVFFAYAQLGYLLFGTQVENFSTFVKCIFTQFRIILGDFDYNAIDNANRILGPVYFVTYVFFVFFVLLNMFLAIINDTYSEVKEELAGQKDELQLSDLLRQGYNKTLRRLRLRKEQVSDVQKVLRAGEQEIQFEDFTNTLKELEHTEHEKTKLTAAFTRFDQDGNGVLDEKEQKEMRQNLEGERVAVHAELENLGWSIERGLPGESSPKQDAKAGGWVSGEEFYTLTRRVLQLETVLEGVMTQVDAMSSKLTVVEREWLAPPPGAGEQGIWEHLQAAPAVTPAPWGL